A genomic segment from Alistipes senegalensis JC50 encodes:
- a CDS encoding calcineurin-like phosphoesterase C-terminal domain-containing protein, protein MLRQLIFVLLAGWLLAACGGNDAPGGIGPGPDAAVSGTVLDQRGLPVEGVVVSDGLLTTLTDEFGNYTLDSDLSKRRFVQVTIPAAYEIPVKDGIPQFWQRIPEGSAKVRADFTLTARRKAASRYTILMTADPQIRSRNARYDNFAFHSIDVYEEMCRDLQETAASITDRPVYSISLGDLVHNDMSLYPTYCAGIADFDFPVFNVIGNHDHVQNVATDREAVKKFEEYLGPTCYSVELGELHFIFLDNIIMKNNTLDPNTTGAYNDGLSDEVYSWLCNDLKYVDKNKIVMLCAHSSMFRKPDSEPAERDKHGPDYASRLAQYRFVHSWAGHSHINFNYAYAAEEPAAKFPNVESHILARSTGALWLNERISTDGTPRGYLVVDVDGEQISWYYKPLGLGRDRQIRAYAPGVWYDDGYVYANVWNHDARWGEVRYTDSGKDKAEMKRVTAYDGAFVRMADYYNSAQSTATFEPFRTSHMFRILPTAGATQATIETTDRFGEHYTTTLEW, encoded by the coding sequence ATGCTACGACAACTGATATTCGTCCTCTTGGCCGGGTGGCTGCTGGCCGCCTGCGGAGGCAACGACGCGCCCGGAGGGATCGGGCCGGGCCCGGACGCGGCCGTCAGCGGAACGGTCCTCGACCAGCGGGGGCTGCCCGTCGAAGGGGTGGTCGTGAGCGACGGACTGCTCACGACCCTGACCGACGAGTTCGGAAACTATACGCTCGACAGCGACCTTTCGAAGCGGAGGTTCGTGCAGGTGACCATCCCCGCGGCGTATGAGATTCCCGTGAAGGACGGCATCCCGCAGTTCTGGCAGCGTATTCCCGAGGGTTCTGCGAAGGTCCGGGCCGATTTCACGCTCACGGCCCGCCGCAAGGCGGCCTCGCGCTATACGATCCTGATGACGGCCGATCCGCAGATCCGTTCACGCAATGCGCGTTACGACAACTTCGCGTTCCATTCGATCGACGTGTACGAGGAGATGTGCCGCGATTTGCAGGAGACGGCCGCGTCGATCACCGACCGCCCGGTTTACAGCATTTCGCTGGGCGACCTGGTCCACAACGATATGTCGCTCTATCCGACCTATTGCGCCGGGATCGCGGATTTCGATTTCCCGGTCTTCAACGTGATCGGCAACCACGATCATGTGCAGAACGTGGCGACCGACCGCGAGGCGGTGAAGAAGTTCGAGGAGTACCTCGGCCCGACCTGCTATTCGGTCGAGCTGGGCGAGCTGCATTTCATCTTCCTCGACAATATCATCATGAAGAACAACACGCTCGACCCGAACACTACGGGGGCGTATAACGACGGGCTTTCGGACGAGGTGTACAGCTGGCTGTGCAACGACCTGAAATACGTCGATAAGAACAAGATCGTCATGCTCTGCGCCCACAGTTCGATGTTCCGCAAACCCGACTCCGAGCCCGCCGAGCGCGACAAGCACGGCCCCGACTACGCCTCGCGTCTGGCGCAGTACCGTTTCGTGCACTCCTGGGCGGGCCATTCGCACATCAATTTCAACTACGCCTATGCGGCCGAGGAGCCGGCGGCGAAATTCCCCAATGTCGAGTCGCACATTCTGGCCCGTTCGACCGGGGCGCTGTGGCTCAACGAGCGGATCTCGACCGACGGAACGCCGCGGGGTTATCTGGTCGTGGATGTCGATGGGGAGCAGATCAGCTGGTATTACAAACCCTTGGGGCTGGGGCGCGACCGTCAGATCCGGGCCTATGCTCCGGGCGTCTGGTACGACGACGGATACGTCTATGCCAACGTCTGGAACCACGACGCCCGGTGGGGCGAGGTCCGCTATACGGACAGCGGCAAGGACAAAGCCGAAATGAAGCGGGTCACCGCCTATGACGGGGCCTTCGTCCGGATGGCCGACTACTACAATTCGGCGCAGAGCACGGCCACGTTCGAGCCTTTCCGGACCTCGCACATGTTCCGCATCCTGCCCACGGCCGGAGCGACGCAGGCGACCATCGAGACGACGGACCGTTTCGGCGAACACTATACGACTACGTTGGAGTGGTAA
- a CDS encoding calcineurin-like phosphoesterase C-terminal domain-containing protein has translation MKRLIIYIWAALLCCAAYAQTPNVTGRVVSSGGLPVEGVVVSDGLNCTQTDAEGRYALTSDLSQRRFVFISVPAEYEIPARHGCPQFFKRIDRFQKEVKADFVLEPRLTPAEHHTLLVQGDPQIKNYGVDGSAEAYRSVVIPDMIRMRSTIGTPCYGINLGDLVYNDMNVYNAYIDNTERVNTTTFNVIGNHDHDQTTILSDSLGTVYFEMYLGPTCYSANIGNMHYVFVDNILYGREDASKSYELGLSDEIAHWLRQDLSYVPKDKTIMICAHSQMFKKYSSFSTRNRNYAVYRDELLKFRNVYSWAGHNHHTYIYNYNRSEQMPIENLTAVTVTRSTGSLRLNKHLNNDGTPQGYMIVDVDGDDVSWYYHSCGKDRSHQMRLYSPVRTGSDYVLANVWTWDDAWGPVEWWENGVKMGEMEPCEEFDPDYVDLYATVTNKTTRKYCQPAKSFHMFRIKPSPGVKAGEVRVTDRFGTTYTEHVSW, from the coding sequence ATGAAACGTTTGATCATCTATATCTGGGCGGCGCTCCTCTGCTGCGCCGCCTATGCCCAGACTCCGAATGTCACGGGCCGCGTCGTGTCGAGCGGCGGACTGCCCGTCGAGGGCGTCGTGGTGAGCGACGGGCTCAACTGCACGCAGACCGACGCCGAGGGGCGCTATGCGCTGACGAGCGACCTTTCGCAGCGCCGCTTCGTCTTCATTTCGGTGCCGGCCGAATACGAAATCCCGGCGCGTCACGGATGCCCGCAGTTCTTCAAACGCATCGACCGCTTCCAGAAGGAGGTGAAGGCCGATTTCGTGCTCGAACCGCGCCTGACGCCCGCCGAGCACCATACGCTGCTCGTGCAGGGCGATCCCCAGATCAAGAACTACGGCGTCGATGGTTCGGCCGAGGCTTACCGCTCGGTGGTCATTCCCGACATGATCCGCATGCGCAGCACGATCGGGACCCCGTGCTACGGCATCAACCTCGGCGACCTGGTCTACAACGACATGAACGTCTACAACGCCTATATCGACAACACGGAGCGGGTGAACACGACGACCTTCAACGTCATCGGCAACCACGACCACGACCAGACGACCATCCTGAGCGATTCGCTGGGCACGGTCTATTTCGAGATGTACCTCGGTCCGACCTGCTATTCGGCCAATATCGGCAACATGCACTACGTCTTCGTGGACAACATCCTCTACGGGCGCGAGGACGCCTCGAAATCCTACGAACTGGGGCTGAGCGACGAGATCGCCCACTGGCTCCGGCAGGACCTGAGCTACGTGCCCAAGGACAAGACGATCATGATCTGCGCCCATTCGCAGATGTTCAAGAAGTACAGCAGCTTTTCGACCCGCAACAGGAACTATGCGGTCTACCGCGACGAGCTGCTCAAGTTCAGGAACGTCTATTCGTGGGCCGGGCACAACCACCACACGTATATCTACAATTACAACCGTTCGGAACAGATGCCCATCGAGAACCTGACGGCCGTCACCGTCACCCGTTCGACGGGTTCGCTGCGCCTGAACAAGCATCTCAACAACGACGGCACGCCGCAGGGCTATATGATCGTCGATGTCGATGGCGACGACGTGTCGTGGTATTACCACTCCTGCGGCAAGGACCGCAGCCATCAGATGCGCCTTTATTCGCCCGTGCGGACCGGAAGCGACTACGTGCTGGCCAACGTCTGGACGTGGGACGACGCCTGGGGACCCGTCGAGTGGTGGGAGAACGGCGTGAAGATGGGCGAGATGGAGCCCTGCGAGGAGTTCGACCCCGATTATGTGGACCTGTACGCCACGGTGACCAATAAGACCACCCGCAAATACTGTCAGCCCGCGAAGTCGTTCCACATGTTCCGCATCAAGCCCTCGCCGGGCGTGAAGGCGGGCGAGGTCCGGGTGACAGACCGCTTCGGGACGACTTATACGGAGCACGTGAGCTGGTAA